One genomic segment of Bremerella alba includes these proteins:
- a CDS encoding protein kinase domain-containing protein, translating to MSTFKCPSCQADLPDFQQSAGFCPYCDAKWGEASAEKDASENSATLNIDSESIGDDLEDESQPAPEPPGSQTIELEMDQAQPETGINQTIDLPEGADVGLEFMGKDEADSGQTIQLSGEDTSSTIVPDIASRAEDPNQTIHLDHNDTSDSNVNQTIDLPPGGSVDSMQTIDLDSSQEGDRNAQTMAFQLNADNQQTIDIGESPGDQEDLHVTFGSKPLSPSDVKRYWGSGDGSPLQTMRTATVSKAKELGVDLRRRVLSDQEEGSDYAIINQIGKGGMGVVYAAKQKSLRRRVAVKTLKRDIGQREDDRAKFLSEAVITGVLDHPNIVPIHELGQTEDGTLFYSMKCVTGTEWHKVVRNKTEAENLDIFLKVADAVAFAHSRNVIHRDLKPENVMLGEYGEVLVMDWGLAVDLNRKEEFTMGGTPAYMSPEMAKGPLDRIGKCSDIYLLGAMLYEIVTGFPPHAASTITECLVAAAQNVIVRSDSTSRLKNIALKAMATSPKLRFNSVALLQEEVRKYQATAQSIELTNTAQKELDTAKETENYELFSRAMFGFEDALKLWSENDSADRGIHETRQEYAKCALKKADYDLGLQLVGPTDPDEAPIYQDLMTAKADSERTARNAKFARYVAVGSLMFALIGAGIGLFIINGLYQKAEEAAQIAITAEQEATKQRDDAQNAREIAENLAKDLETEKVALQTSNKKLDVALTEIQATYTVLEMNAETIKGQNTKLEKQRDDLQTALVTVEQERNRAKFAGMFASVGLAQSKVESNDISAALNLLSGVPVEYRGWEWKHLAYLCHPDVPRITFKVAATSVAISPDGQWTAIGTDDGGVDVYPTLNAVAPGIMPKHVDMADSRITALQFSNDGKQLWIGTDHSQKYLQVWDLQNKPTVVTLNKLNTVSPYPLVSAIEFMPDNSGTAFVAVSGRCYRINAKDLKGEAVVSVDSVFDLAISPNGQEYVHTEEFQGANRIMRLSTGKAHKEFGKLQLDDRGTHCTYLTNDLVVIALADGSLKLWGGPSKLNEVAFSLPSQANQLSFDPQKSLVSVALADGSLKLLRFDPTSNELSEYKTLRGHQGPVLGCALHLSQPTIVSVSEDNTSRFWNYETYQDRLELDLDDSLLWAGFSENGNQFVTGDRGGRARIWNSNSSSEKPLQELVVGDWTHQNVALASVSLPLGEGKHVVTADPDVGVAVWDLKSQQIVWNQKTLANSHQLAVVPKTDRFIYLDMVKDGQGNEKTMIRAANAQGESIFNVHSLVEAKQILDMVVSPSGNYLAMRSPNGIRIFPMPSSSDTKLATEIWTSDTDPVLQMKFRSDDTILLGYRPGLNTGHVSMVNFKTRKVIHNFPGMEGDMRYLHFGLSPDESHVAIAYTNYSASPTGRLKSPESQVSYYALDSPQQPVKSVKCDGAAAYPAISDDNKVVYFIQQHRPGERDIARWEVSKPESEVFSHLAKGIDATGTASRKVAQVEVIPGSPDEILVAFINRDIEIWNTSTDKNLARLAPSRAVIFCEFYNNDQQVVTVHIDGLVRVWDAKTGKVIDQYDAQYQTLQAAAKIDNLLAVGGSAGEVVVFDLAKKTAVQTLPYKDADIDALAWAPAQQNPALMIASSQMKPDADSGERLVGSLNLVDSGIWQPIGEAFAEHPGRYRSLTASKHGARFAATSSDTGIRLWADVPLADLSTQEPRLLEGHSTDVTSAAFSANGERLVTGSFDGSLTVWFVDRPIMNAENAGEEGTQGELHVQQFVPLKGHRKEISSIVFSPNSELLLTSSLDRSAILWFTTNLPDNLAGNVVPGEGEVASAEVPATQR from the coding sequence ATGTCGACTTTCAAGTGCCCAAGTTGCCAGGCCGATCTGCCAGACTTTCAGCAATCGGCTGGGTTTTGCCCTTATTGCGATGCGAAATGGGGAGAGGCATCCGCCGAGAAAGATGCTTCCGAAAACTCGGCCACACTCAATATCGATAGCGAAAGCATCGGCGATGATTTGGAAGACGAAAGTCAACCTGCTCCCGAACCGCCTGGTAGCCAAACAATTGAACTGGAAATGGACCAAGCTCAGCCTGAGACTGGCATCAATCAGACGATCGATTTACCAGAGGGAGCTGACGTTGGCCTAGAGTTCATGGGTAAGGACGAAGCAGATAGCGGCCAAACAATCCAGCTGAGCGGCGAAGACACATCGTCTACGATCGTGCCGGATATCGCTTCGCGAGCCGAAGACCCCAATCAGACGATCCATCTCGATCACAACGACACTTCCGATAGCAACGTCAATCAAACGATTGATCTTCCTCCTGGCGGAAGTGTCGATTCGATGCAGACGATCGATCTCGATTCGTCTCAAGAAGGGGATCGAAACGCCCAGACGATGGCGTTTCAGCTAAACGCCGACAATCAACAAACGATCGATATTGGCGAAAGTCCTGGTGACCAGGAAGATTTGCACGTCACCTTTGGCTCGAAGCCGCTGTCGCCTAGCGATGTCAAGCGTTATTGGGGTTCTGGCGATGGCTCGCCTCTGCAGACGATGCGTACGGCAACCGTTAGCAAGGCGAAAGAGCTTGGGGTCGACTTGCGCCGCCGGGTTCTTTCCGATCAGGAAGAAGGTTCCGATTACGCGATTATCAATCAGATTGGCAAAGGGGGCATGGGGGTTGTCTACGCGGCCAAGCAAAAGTCGCTTCGCCGTCGCGTAGCCGTCAAAACGTTGAAACGCGATATCGGACAGCGTGAAGACGATCGAGCCAAGTTCCTTAGTGAAGCCGTCATTACCGGGGTGCTCGACCATCCGAACATTGTTCCGATTCATGAACTTGGCCAAACCGAAGACGGCACGCTTTTCTATTCGATGAAATGTGTGACCGGAACAGAGTGGCATAAGGTCGTCCGGAATAAAACAGAAGCAGAGAACCTGGATATCTTTTTGAAGGTGGCTGACGCCGTAGCGTTTGCCCATTCCAGGAACGTCATTCACCGTGACCTGAAGCCTGAAAACGTCATGCTCGGCGAGTACGGTGAAGTGCTTGTCATGGACTGGGGTTTAGCCGTTGATTTAAATCGTAAAGAAGAATTCACCATGGGGGGCACACCGGCATATATGTCGCCGGAAATGGCCAAGGGCCCCTTGGATCGAATTGGCAAGTGCAGCGATATCTATCTGCTGGGGGCGATGCTCTATGAAATCGTCACCGGTTTTCCACCACATGCAGCATCAACAATTACTGAGTGTCTGGTCGCCGCGGCGCAGAACGTGATCGTCCGCTCGGATTCAACGAGCCGACTGAAGAATATCGCCTTGAAGGCCATGGCAACCTCGCCGAAGTTGCGATTCAACTCGGTTGCGCTGCTGCAGGAAGAGGTTCGCAAGTATCAAGCGACGGCTCAAAGTATCGAGCTTACCAATACGGCCCAGAAGGAACTCGATACGGCGAAAGAAACGGAGAATTACGAGCTCTTTTCGAGAGCCATGTTCGGGTTCGAAGATGCACTCAAGCTGTGGAGCGAAAACGACTCTGCAGATCGCGGTATTCATGAAACGCGTCAGGAATATGCCAAGTGTGCGCTCAAGAAGGCAGACTACGACCTGGGGCTGCAGCTAGTTGGCCCAACGGATCCGGACGAAGCCCCCATTTACCAAGATCTGATGACCGCAAAAGCGGACTCAGAGCGGACGGCTCGCAATGCGAAGTTTGCTCGCTATGTGGCCGTGGGTTCGCTGATGTTTGCGTTGATCGGTGCCGGGATAGGCTTGTTTATCATCAATGGACTTTATCAAAAGGCCGAAGAAGCTGCGCAGATTGCGATCACCGCCGAACAGGAAGCCACCAAGCAGCGCGATGACGCACAGAATGCACGAGAAATAGCAGAGAATCTGGCGAAAGACCTGGAAACTGAGAAAGTCGCACTGCAAACGTCCAACAAAAAACTCGATGTGGCGCTTACAGAAATTCAAGCAACCTATACCGTCTTGGAGATGAACGCCGAAACCATTAAGGGGCAAAACACCAAACTGGAAAAACAACGCGACGATCTACAAACGGCCCTGGTAACGGTAGAGCAAGAACGTAATCGCGCGAAGTTTGCCGGCATGTTTGCGTCGGTAGGGCTGGCGCAATCCAAAGTCGAATCCAATGATATCTCGGCGGCCTTGAATTTGTTATCAGGCGTTCCTGTCGAGTATCGTGGGTGGGAATGGAAACATCTGGCCTATCTTTGCCACCCGGACGTTCCTCGTATTACATTCAAGGTAGCAGCTACCTCGGTTGCCATTTCTCCAGATGGTCAGTGGACAGCGATTGGAACCGATGACGGAGGAGTTGACGTCTATCCCACGCTAAACGCCGTCGCGCCCGGCATCATGCCTAAGCACGTGGATATGGCAGATAGCCGAATTACGGCACTTCAGTTCTCTAACGACGGGAAGCAGCTATGGATTGGTACAGATCATTCTCAGAAGTACCTCCAGGTTTGGGATCTTCAGAATAAACCCACCGTGGTTACGCTGAATAAGCTCAACACGGTTTCGCCGTATCCCCTGGTTAGTGCTATTGAGTTTATGCCTGATAATAGCGGAACAGCCTTTGTTGCCGTGAGTGGGCGTTGCTACCGGATCAATGCGAAAGACCTCAAGGGCGAAGCAGTGGTTTCGGTTGACAGCGTTTTCGATTTGGCGATTTCGCCCAATGGTCAGGAGTATGTCCACACGGAAGAGTTTCAAGGTGCAAATCGTATTATGCGGTTGTCCACGGGCAAAGCCCACAAGGAATTTGGGAAGTTGCAACTCGACGATCGCGGAACGCATTGCACCTATCTGACGAACGATTTGGTTGTGATTGCCTTAGCCGACGGTAGTCTCAAGCTGTGGGGTGGACCAAGTAAGCTAAACGAGGTCGCTTTTTCGCTGCCTTCGCAGGCCAACCAGTTATCGTTCGACCCGCAAAAAAGCCTCGTCTCGGTGGCATTGGCTGATGGCTCGTTGAAATTGTTGCGTTTCGATCCCACTTCCAATGAGTTGTCCGAGTACAAGACTCTGAGGGGGCACCAAGGCCCAGTGTTGGGCTGTGCTCTGCACCTCAGTCAGCCGACCATCGTTTCGGTTTCCGAAGATAACACCTCACGATTCTGGAACTACGAAACTTACCAGGATCGTTTAGAGTTAGATCTCGACGACAGTCTCCTCTGGGCTGGGTTTTCAGAAAATGGAAATCAATTTGTAACCGGCGATCGAGGAGGTCGTGCTCGGATTTGGAATAGCAATTCCAGCAGCGAAAAGCCACTCCAGGAACTTGTTGTTGGCGATTGGACCCATCAGAACGTGGCTCTGGCGTCGGTCTCGCTGCCACTGGGTGAGGGTAAGCATGTCGTTACAGCGGATCCTGATGTTGGTGTCGCCGTTTGGGATCTCAAATCGCAACAAATCGTTTGGAATCAAAAGACGCTGGCTAATTCTCATCAGCTTGCTGTCGTTCCCAAGACGGACCGATTTATTTACCTCGATATGGTTAAGGATGGACAAGGGAATGAGAAGACCATGATTCGTGCGGCCAATGCCCAGGGCGAATCAATCTTTAATGTCCATAGCTTGGTGGAAGCGAAGCAGATCCTCGACATGGTGGTATCGCCAAGCGGAAATTACTTAGCAATGCGAAGTCCCAATGGGATTCGTATATTTCCCATGCCATCGTCCAGCGATACAAAACTGGCGACAGAAATTTGGACTTCGGATACAGACCCGGTTTTACAAATGAAGTTTCGATCGGATGATACCATTTTGCTGGGCTACCGTCCGGGACTAAATACCGGACACGTTTCGATGGTCAATTTCAAGACTCGTAAAGTCATTCATAACTTCCCAGGCATGGAAGGCGATATGCGATACTTGCACTTTGGCTTGTCTCCTGACGAGTCCCATGTTGCAATTGCCTACACCAATTACTCTGCGTCGCCGACAGGCCGCTTGAAAAGCCCAGAGTCGCAAGTCAGTTACTATGCATTGGATAGTCCCCAGCAACCCGTCAAATCCGTCAAGTGCGATGGAGCTGCAGCGTATCCGGCAATTTCTGACGACAACAAGGTGGTCTATTTCATTCAGCAGCACCGTCCCGGCGAGCGTGACATCGCACGCTGGGAGGTTTCCAAGCCTGAGAGCGAGGTCTTCTCGCATCTAGCAAAAGGAATCGATGCGACCGGGACGGCATCGCGGAAAGTCGCGCAAGTCGAAGTAATTCCTGGTTCGCCGGACGAAATTCTGGTGGCGTTTATCAATCGCGATATCGAGATATGGAATACGTCCACGGATAAGAATCTTGCCCGGTTGGCACCATCGCGGGCCGTGATCTTCTGCGAGTTCTACAACAATGACCAGCAGGTCGTGACGGTCCATATTGATGGTCTGGTCCGCGTATGGGATGCCAAAACCGGAAAAGTCATCGATCAATACGACGCCCAGTATCAAACGCTTCAAGCGGCAGCGAAAATTGATAATCTGTTAGCCGTAGGCGGAAGTGCGGGCGAGGTGGTTGTGTTTGATTTGGCCAAAAAGACCGCTGTGCAAACGTTACCTTACAAGGATGCGGACATTGATGCTTTGGCTTGGGCGCCTGCACAGCAGAACCCGGCGCTGATGATCGCCAGCAGTCAGATGAAGCCAGATGCAGATTCCGGAGAACGGTTGGTTGGCTCTTTGAATTTAGTCGACAGTGGTATTTGGCAGCCGATCGGGGAAGCTTTTGCTGAGCATCCAGGACGTTATCGAAGTCTGACTGCTTCGAAGCATGGTGCCCGCTTCGCGGCGACCAGTAGTGACACAGGTATTCGCCTATGGGCAGATGTTCCCCTGGCAGATTTGTCAACGCAGGAGCCGCGTCTTCTGGAGGGACATTCGACAGATGTCACCAGCGCCGCTTTCTCCGCCAACGGCGAGCGGTTGGTTACCGGAAGCTTTGATGGTTCGCTGACGGTTTGGTTTGTGGATCGCCCGATCATGAATGCTGAAAACGCTGGCGAAGAAGGCACGCAAGGCGAATTGCACGTTCAGCAATTTGTGCCGTTGAAGGGACATCGCAAAGAAATTTCGTCAATTGTCTTCTCACCTAACAGTGAATTGCTGTTGACCTCGTCGTTAGATCGTAGCGCCATCCTCTGGTTCACAACCAATTTGCCTGACAACTTGGCAGGGAATGTAGTCCCAGGGGAGGGGGAGGTGGCCTCGGCAGAGGTGCCAGCCACGCAGCGATAG
- a CDS encoding Hcp family type VI secretion system effector, translating into MAGYIFFDAIPGESTDTEHKNWINLLSVSEGVSRMVQRGKSGSSRNVQSAVFDDLVCVKELDKSTPKIIESVASGKVHPVVKLDLCQSLGDKGKRLPYFQFELKNVIVTSYSFSASVDDGGSVPTESFGLNFEEGKWTYNQYGKDGANQGKVETTWKVEEGST; encoded by the coding sequence ATGGCTGGTTACATCTTTTTCGATGCCATTCCTGGGGAAAGCACCGATACGGAACACAAGAACTGGATCAACCTGCTGTCGGTGAGCGAGGGAGTTTCTCGCATGGTGCAGCGTGGCAAGTCGGGTTCGTCGCGTAACGTTCAAAGTGCCGTCTTCGACGACCTGGTTTGCGTCAAAGAATTGGACAAATCGACCCCAAAGATCATCGAGTCGGTCGCTTCCGGTAAGGTTCACCCGGTCGTCAAGCTTGACCTGTGCCAATCGCTGGGCGACAAAGGCAAGCGTCTTCCTTACTTCCAGTTCGAGCTTAAAAACGTCATCGTTACCAGCTACAGCTTCAGTGCTTCGGTTGACGACGGCGGATCGGTCCCAACGGAATCGTTCGGCCTGAACTTTGAAGAAGGTAAGTGGACCTACAATCAGTACGGCAAGGACGGAGCGAACCAAGGTAAAGTCGAAACCACCTGGAAGGTGGAAGAAGGCAGCACCTAG
- a CDS encoding type VI secretion system Vgr family protein, with the protein MNQAKEHRAFALEDSLGEDFFLLSYSGNEGISRLFNYQLSLVSRRENLQHKPEEIINKEVKLRFFYGDGEKRYIKGFINRFSSDYQPGTMVEFRAEMVPWLWFLTQTSDCRIFEDKTIPEIISDVFNSDPISSIAKFSTNLQKDYPKLEYCVQYRETDFNFVSRLMEEAGIFYFFDNSGDGSNSDKLILADNVQAYFDTAEKDTVHRSTSAGTHGYESEILDWEHRYEFVSGKWTHSDHTFKEPYENFEKNSETKISNQLSSDFKKYELYDHPGDFVDSKSSGQASSQSTELTKTRMGEEEIPFDRVVATSDCTTFAPGGKFTFNSKRVQADDGKTFAIISIQHSGSNASYTTGSESGTEYSNTFTCVSEDALFNPPRTTPKPSVAGIQTATVVGPDGEEIHTDEYARIKCLFHWARPKNKDRKKPDTEISCWVRVAQASAGKKWGFLSIPRIGQEVVVDFLDGNPDRPLVVGSVYNEIQKTAYNLPDDKAKTYFKTNSTPGGEGFNELFFDDKAEKERIFLHAQKDLDFRVLNDSRNRTFGNRSQIIGWENEDGKDNQKGGSQREMVYQDKEINVKRHQIEHIEGNHHLMVGNGEEPSGGNLAIVIEKNVGILIGQDGLGLTNEGDSKTWIKGSQDISVDSDWRQSSSSLHIGVDTDYNSKAGSNISTEAGMDLQSKAGMNMNYGAGMDLNIKAGMNVNIEAGISLSLKVGGNFININPGGVFIQGTLVNINSGGSASPAADAKPKAPDQPIKPEQNVPEAEPTKPDIAHTEETGFKSAPE; encoded by the coding sequence ATGAATCAAGCAAAAGAGCACCGCGCATTTGCCCTCGAAGACAGCCTGGGGGAAGATTTCTTTCTCTTGTCGTACTCAGGGAACGAGGGGATCTCGAGACTCTTTAACTATCAACTGTCGTTAGTATCTCGCCGAGAGAATCTGCAACATAAGCCAGAAGAAATCATCAACAAGGAAGTCAAGCTTCGCTTCTTTTACGGCGACGGCGAAAAACGCTACATCAAGGGTTTCATCAATCGTTTCTCATCTGACTATCAGCCTGGCACCATGGTTGAATTCCGTGCGGAAATGGTTCCCTGGTTATGGTTTCTGACGCAAACGTCGGATTGTCGTATCTTTGAAGACAAAACCATTCCGGAAATTATTTCCGACGTCTTCAATAGCGATCCCATCAGCAGCATTGCGAAGTTCAGCACCAATTTGCAAAAAGACTACCCGAAGCTTGAGTACTGCGTGCAATATCGCGAGACCGACTTCAACTTCGTCAGCCGCTTGATGGAAGAAGCAGGCATATTCTACTTCTTCGACAACTCGGGAGACGGCTCGAACAGCGACAAACTAATCCTCGCCGACAACGTCCAGGCCTACTTCGATACGGCCGAAAAGGACACCGTACATCGTTCGACATCCGCCGGGACCCACGGCTACGAGTCGGAAATTCTCGACTGGGAACATCGCTACGAATTCGTTTCCGGTAAGTGGACCCATTCCGATCATACCTTCAAGGAACCGTACGAGAACTTCGAGAAGAACTCAGAAACTAAGATTAGCAATCAACTCAGCTCGGACTTTAAGAAGTACGAACTGTACGATCACCCAGGAGACTTTGTCGACTCGAAGTCCTCGGGGCAGGCCAGTTCGCAGTCAACTGAGCTCACTAAGACTCGCATGGGCGAGGAAGAAATTCCATTCGATCGCGTTGTGGCGACCAGCGACTGTACGACCTTCGCTCCCGGCGGAAAATTCACATTTAATTCCAAACGGGTACAAGCAGACGACGGCAAAACGTTCGCCATCATATCGATTCAACACTCTGGATCGAATGCGAGCTACACCACCGGTTCAGAGTCGGGTACCGAGTACAGCAATACATTTACCTGTGTTTCGGAAGACGCGTTATTCAATCCGCCACGTACAACACCCAAGCCGTCAGTAGCCGGCATTCAGACGGCAACCGTGGTGGGGCCGGATGGCGAAGAAATTCACACCGACGAGTATGCACGAATCAAGTGCTTATTCCACTGGGCACGGCCGAAGAACAAGGACCGCAAAAAACCCGACACAGAGATCTCTTGCTGGGTGCGTGTAGCCCAAGCTTCCGCTGGAAAGAAATGGGGATTTCTTTCCATTCCGAGGATTGGCCAGGAAGTGGTCGTCGACTTTTTAGACGGTAACCCAGACCGACCGCTCGTGGTTGGATCCGTCTATAACGAAATCCAAAAGACGGCTTACAACCTGCCCGACGATAAGGCGAAAACGTACTTCAAGACTAACAGTACGCCAGGCGGTGAGGGTTTTAACGAGCTGTTCTTTGACGACAAGGCCGAGAAAGAACGCATCTTCCTTCACGCCCAGAAGGACTTAGATTTCCGTGTTCTCAATGACTCGCGCAATCGCACCTTCGGCAACCGTTCGCAAATCATTGGTTGGGAAAACGAGGACGGCAAGGACAACCAAAAAGGCGGTTCCCAGCGGGAAATGGTTTATCAAGACAAAGAGATCAATGTTAAACGCCATCAAATCGAGCATATCGAAGGCAATCATCACCTGATGGTTGGCAACGGCGAGGAGCCCTCTGGAGGTAACTTGGCGATCGTCATCGAGAAGAACGTCGGGATTCTTATCGGGCAAGATGGCTTGGGACTGACCAACGAAGGTGATTCCAAAACCTGGATCAAAGGTTCGCAGGATATTTCCGTTGATAGCGACTGGCGGCAAAGTTCCAGTTCGCTTCACATCGGTGTCGATACCGACTACAACTCGAAGGCCGGATCGAACATCAGCACCGAGGCCGGAATGGACCTCCAATCCAAAGCTGGCATGAACATGAATTATGGCGCCGGCATGGACTTGAATATCAAGGCCGGAATGAATGTGAACATCGAGGCCGGTATTAGCCTGTCTTTGAAGGTTGGTGGCAACTTCATTAACATCAATCCGGGCGGCGTCTTCATCCAAGGGACCCTGGTCAACATTAATAGTGGTGGCTCAGCATCCCCTGCGGCCGATGCCAAGCCCAAGGCACCGGATCAACCTATCAAACCAGAACAGAACGTACCGGAAGCCGAGCCAACCAAGCCAGATATCGCTCACACGGAAGAAACAGGTTTCAAGTCCGCACCCGAATAA
- a CDS encoding FHA domain-containing protein gives MRFALQIYSVNSGSRRVWLDAGQTIRIGRTTRSDLTVPDDPHLSGLHFSIVRESDAVVLKDLQSRNGTFVNGAKVGTALELHDGDVIVAGKTQFQFVAVNDLPGANVGNVPPVSPGALPASSPSGTNSAQFDYDRTESISPENNPFFNAASQSHDSRTIQNYPRLSSQSFKDVRRNAGLGSDYPGRRSVQIPETGDNDDAKQSIPSPSSGSVSGNQPLPQRSLTAAELSRGLQMRYETRMAPSGMTYFCPRNEVKPPTDVADFIGQNRFLYAVVNFGRLQPQQQPGFYNEAIAAGAVQISSTQLLIPKRDAVAFHGILRHTWGQDAMICMASRLNKLEFMSLAYRLTNELASPAQLLNHLYSDGQYTNYGFLEGVSAVLLEIERGARWVIFKNDSEIRTWRTLGLPCPPELVG, from the coding sequence TTGCGTTTCGCGCTTCAAATCTATTCTGTGAATTCCGGTAGTCGTCGAGTTTGGCTCGATGCGGGTCAAACGATCCGTATTGGTCGTACTACGCGCTCCGACTTGACTGTCCCTGATGATCCGCATTTGTCGGGCCTTCATTTTTCGATTGTCCGCGAGTCAGATGCGGTCGTCTTGAAGGATCTGCAGAGCCGCAATGGGACATTTGTTAACGGGGCCAAAGTTGGTACCGCTCTGGAATTGCACGATGGCGATGTCATCGTCGCAGGCAAGACCCAGTTCCAGTTTGTGGCCGTGAACGATTTGCCGGGCGCAAATGTCGGTAACGTTCCTCCGGTATCTCCCGGAGCATTGCCAGCATCGTCACCTTCCGGTACTAATTCCGCTCAGTTTGATTATGACCGCACTGAGTCGATTTCGCCGGAGAACAATCCTTTTTTCAATGCTGCCAGTCAGTCTCACGATTCACGGACGATTCAAAACTATCCACGGTTAAGCAGTCAATCGTTTAAAGACGTTCGGCGTAATGCTGGTCTTGGTAGTGACTACCCTGGCCGTCGCTCGGTACAGATTCCCGAAACAGGTGACAACGACGACGCGAAGCAGTCGATCCCTTCGCCGTCGAGCGGAAGCGTCTCCGGCAACCAGCCGTTGCCCCAGCGATCGTTGACGGCTGCTGAGTTGTCGAGAGGGTTGCAGATGCGTTACGAAACGCGGATGGCCCCTTCAGGCATGACTTACTTCTGCCCTCGCAACGAAGTGAAACCACCGACCGACGTCGCGGACTTTATCGGTCAGAATCGGTTTCTTTACGCGGTGGTCAATTTCGGTCGTTTGCAGCCCCAGCAACAGCCTGGATTTTATAATGAAGCTATCGCAGCAGGGGCTGTTCAAATTTCGAGTACTCAACTCTTGATTCCCAAGCGAGACGCCGTGGCATTTCACGGGATATTGCGTCATACGTGGGGACAAGACGCTATGATTTGCATGGCCAGTCGCCTGAATAAGCTGGAGTTCATGAGCTTGGCCTATCGCCTGACCAATGAATTGGCGAGCCCGGCCCAGCTATTGAACCATCTTTATTCGGATGGTCAGTACACCAACTATGGTTTCCTCGAAGGGGTCTCGGCTGTCTTGCTGGAGATTGAACGAGGTGCTCGGTGGGTGATCTTTAAGAATGATTCCGAGATCCGTACATGGCGAACGCTTGGATTGCCATGCCCGCCGGAACTTGTCGGATAG
- a CDS encoding PAAR domain-containing protein, whose protein sequence is MPPAARISDMHTCPMVNPGPVPHVGGPVCMGSPNVLIGFMPAARVGDMAVCVGPPDVIAKGSATVMIGFMPAARLGDNTAHGGVITIGFPQVMIGG, encoded by the coding sequence ATGCCGCCAGCTGCTCGAATTAGTGACATGCACACTTGTCCGATGGTCAATCCGGGCCCGGTCCCGCACGTTGGTGGACCTGTGTGCATGGGATCTCCCAACGTACTGATTGGTTTCATGCCCGCGGCTCGCGTTGGGGATATGGCTGTCTGCGTAGGTCCGCCGGACGTTATTGCGAAAGGCTCTGCGACCGTCATGATTGGCTTTATGCCGGCGGCACGCCTTGGCGATAACACGGCTCATGGCGGGGTCATTACCATTGGTTTCCCACAGGTGATGATCGGCGGGTAG